From Cognatishimia activa, one genomic window encodes:
- a CDS encoding adenosine deaminase, with amino-acid sequence MNVADLPKVELHLHHEGAAPPDFVRQLAAEKKVDISKVFNSEGGYAFKDFVHFLSVYEAATSVLKTPEDYARLTRAVLEESAANGVVYTESFISPDFCGGGDVAAWKEYLSAMQEAAHEAERDLGIILRGVVTCVRHFGPEKAKASARCAAETAGDWIVGFGMGGDEGQGHQGDFSYAFDMAREARLRLTTHAGEFGGPESVREAIRDLNVERVGHGVRSIEDAALIEELVARQITLEVCPGSNVVLGVYPSFEAHPIKRLRDAGVNVTISTDDPPFFATTMRREYEMLQQAFGWDVEDFTDLNITAAKAAFCDDATRDRVMKKLELT; translated from the coding sequence ATGAACGTCGCTGACCTTCCAAAGGTGGAGCTGCATCTGCATCACGAGGGGGCTGCGCCTCCTGATTTTGTGCGCCAACTGGCGGCAGAAAAAAAGGTCGATATTTCCAAGGTCTTCAACAGTGAAGGTGGTTATGCATTCAAGGACTTTGTGCATTTCTTATCGGTCTATGAGGCGGCAACATCAGTTTTGAAAACGCCTGAAGACTATGCGCGGCTTACACGCGCCGTACTTGAAGAAAGTGCCGCAAACGGAGTGGTTTATACGGAGAGCTTTATCTCTCCGGATTTCTGCGGGGGCGGTGACGTTGCAGCATGGAAAGAGTATCTTTCCGCGATGCAGGAGGCCGCTCATGAGGCTGAGCGTGATCTTGGGATTATCCTGCGTGGTGTCGTGACCTGCGTGCGCCACTTTGGGCCTGAAAAAGCCAAAGCATCTGCCCGATGCGCCGCTGAGACCGCTGGCGATTGGATCGTCGGCTTTGGCATGGGGGGTGATGAGGGGCAGGGCCATCAGGGGGATTTCTCCTACGCTTTCGATATGGCGCGAGAAGCCAGGCTGCGTCTCACAACACATGCCGGAGAGTTCGGCGGACCTGAAAGCGTCCGCGAAGCCATTCGTGATCTGAATGTGGAACGGGTGGGTCATGGTGTGCGTTCGATCGAAGACGCGGCGCTGATCGAAGAACTGGTTGCACGCCAGATCACGCTCGAAGTTTGCCCAGGATCCAATGTTGTTTTGGGGGTATACCCATCCTTTGAGGCGCATCCGATCAAGCGTTTGCGCGATGCCGGTGTGAATGTGACTATCTCAACTGATGATCCCCCGTTCTTTGCGACAACCATGAGACGTGAATATGAGATGTTGCAGCAGGCTTTCGGCTGGGATGTCGAAGACTTTACGGATTTGAATATCACTGCGGCCAAAGCCGCCTTTTGTGATGATGCCACGCGGGATCGCGTGATGAAAAAACTGGAGCTCACATGA
- the upp gene encoding uracil phosphoribosyltransferase: MTNHLTVVNHPLVQHKLTLMRKKETSTAEFRQLLREISQLLAYEVTRDLPMTTRTIQTPMQEMEAPALAGSKLALVSILRAGNGLLDGMLELIPSARVGFVGLYRDEETLEPVQYYFKVPTQLDKRLVIAVDPMLATGNSSAAAIDLLKEAGATNIHFLCLLAAPEGVARMKEAHPDVPIVTAALDEKLNEKGYIVPGLGDAGDRMFGTK; the protein is encoded by the coding sequence ATGACCAATCATCTGACCGTCGTGAACCACCCGCTGGTGCAGCACAAACTGACCCTTATGCGGAAGAAAGAGACATCAACCGCGGAATTCCGCCAGCTTCTTCGTGAGATCAGTCAGCTTTTGGCCTATGAGGTCACCCGCGATCTGCCGATGACCACACGGACGATTCAGACACCAATGCAAGAGATGGAAGCGCCAGCCTTGGCTGGCTCCAAATTGGCGCTGGTCTCGATCCTTCGGGCGGGTAACGGGTTATTGGATGGTATGCTCGAATTGATCCCATCTGCGCGTGTTGGATTTGTGGGGCTTTATCGTGATGAAGAGACGCTAGAGCCCGTTCAGTACTATTTTAAAGTGCCTACGCAGCTCGATAAGCGTTTGGTGATTGCAGTTGATCCAATGCTGGCAACCGGGAATTCCTCGGCTGCGGCGATCGATTTGCTTAAAGAAGCGGGTGCAACCAATATTCATTTCCTCTGCCTTCTGGCAGCCCCAGAAGGGGTGGCGCGCATGAAAGAAGCGCACCCGGATGTTCCGATTGTGACGGCTGCATTGGACGAAAAGCTTAATGAAAAGGGCTATATCGTTCCGGGTCTCGGCGATGCAGGTGACCGTATGTTCGGTACAAAATAA
- a CDS encoding AMP-binding protein, which produces MGWMKDETGLDKNAANYVPLTPLSHLKRAAEVYPDRLAVSYGKHRETYEGYADRITRLASALVKLGVGPGDVVATLLPNVPAQVEAHFGVPACAAVINTINIRLDVSTVAYIFDHGEAKVVLVDSALIPLAEAAIDVMEGEAPQIVEVADPNAGIAASGKYPEYEDLLKSADPEFQWIWPEDEWESLALNYTSGTTGRLKGVVYHHRGAYLMTMGTLVSWHMGQTPVYLTIVPLFHCNGWNHSWMLPIVGGTLVCCRDVTASNVFDAIADEGVTHFGGAPIVLNTLVNSSMEERRDFDHEVQVFTAGAPPAPATLAKVADLGFNVTHVYGLTETYGHVTGCLWQADRWSDCSEDEAAAIKARQGVAMPMMEPVVVRDSTHTKIARDGTAQGEIALRGNTVMKGYLKNPEATAEAFKGGYFNSGDIAIQHPDSYIQIADRAKDIIISGGENISSVEVENTLMAHPDVSLASVVAMPHEKWGEVPCAFVELKDGAAEDAEALVAFARERLAGFKTPKRVVFEALPKTATGKVQKFELRKRAATL; this is translated from the coding sequence ATGGGCTGGATGAAAGATGAAACCGGGCTTGATAAGAACGCCGCAAACTATGTGCCACTTACGCCGTTATCGCACTTAAAACGTGCAGCAGAAGTCTATCCCGATCGTCTGGCGGTTTCCTACGGCAAACACCGAGAGACCTACGAAGGCTATGCAGACCGTATCACGCGCCTTGCCTCTGCGCTGGTGAAATTGGGTGTTGGCCCAGGAGACGTGGTCGCCACGCTGCTTCCCAATGTCCCGGCACAGGTCGAAGCGCATTTCGGGGTTCCAGCCTGTGCAGCTGTGATCAACACCATCAATATACGTCTTGATGTGTCGACAGTTGCTTACATTTTTGATCACGGCGAAGCCAAAGTCGTACTGGTAGACAGCGCCCTGATCCCGCTTGCGGAAGCCGCAATTGACGTGATGGAAGGAGAAGCGCCCCAGATTGTTGAAGTCGCAGACCCGAATGCTGGCATCGCTGCGTCTGGGAAATATCCAGAATACGAGGACCTGCTAAAGTCTGCTGATCCAGAGTTCCAATGGATCTGGCCCGAAGACGAGTGGGAAAGCCTTGCCTTGAACTACACCTCTGGCACCACTGGGCGCCTTAAAGGTGTGGTCTATCACCATCGCGGCGCATATCTGATGACCATGGGCACACTGGTCAGCTGGCACATGGGCCAAACACCGGTTTATCTGACGATTGTCCCGCTCTTCCACTGCAACGGCTGGAACCACTCCTGGATGCTACCGATTGTCGGCGGAACTTTGGTTTGCTGTCGAGACGTGACTGCAAGCAATGTCTTTGATGCCATTGCGGACGAAGGGGTGACACATTTTGGTGGAGCCCCTATCGTTCTGAATACATTGGTTAATTCCTCGATGGAGGAGCGTCGTGATTTTGACCACGAAGTTCAGGTATTCACAGCCGGAGCGCCCCCGGCCCCGGCTACATTGGCCAAAGTGGCAGACCTCGGATTTAATGTCACCCATGTCTATGGGCTGACAGAAACTTATGGCCATGTGACGGGCTGCCTCTGGCAGGCTGATCGTTGGTCTGACTGCAGCGAAGATGAGGCAGCCGCCATCAAGGCCCGCCAGGGGGTGGCGATGCCGATGATGGAACCTGTTGTTGTCCGAGACAGCACACACACCAAAATCGCGCGGGACGGAACAGCCCAGGGCGAGATCGCTCTTCGCGGCAATACAGTCATGAAAGGATATCTCAAGAACCCGGAAGCCACTGCAGAGGCCTTTAAAGGTGGCTACTTTAATTCTGGAGATATCGCGATCCAGCATCCTGACAGCTACATACAAATCGCTGACCGAGCGAAAGACATCATTATTTCTGGTGGTGAGAATATCAGTTCGGTGGAGGTTGAGAACACGCTCATGGCGCACCCGGACGTGTCGCTGGCTTCCGTTGTTGCGATGCCACATGAGAAATGGGGCGAAGTTCCCTGTGCCTTTGTGGAATTGAAAGATGGCGCTGCAGAGGATGCTGAAGCGCTGGTGGCGTTTGCAAGAGAACGGCTTGCTGGTTTTAAAACCCCGAAGCGTGTGGTGTTTGAGGCTTTGCCCAAGACCGCGACCGGCAAAGTGCAGAAATTTGAGCTCCGTAAACGGGCAGCAACGCTTTAG
- a CDS encoding sulfotransferase family protein: protein MILSRGRRYIFVHIPKTGGTSLALALEDRAMKDDIMLGDTPKAAKRRRRVKGVLANGRLWKHSGLSDIEGLATREEIETFFSFTLVRNPWDRFVSYYHWLRDQGFEHTAVRLSKALTFKEFLSHPHTQTSLEGSPYVRYMTDMRGVEQGKLYIRLEHFATDAQPLFEHLGFELDLPQVNQSDRDNDYRSYYDEEDAALLGDICRVDIDRFGYRFD from the coding sequence ATGATTTTGTCGCGCGGACGTCGTTATATCTTTGTGCACATCCCCAAAACCGGAGGCACATCCTTGGCATTGGCCCTAGAGGACCGTGCCATGAAGGACGACATTATGCTCGGCGACACGCCAAAGGCTGCGAAACGGCGGCGGCGCGTCAAAGGTGTTTTGGCCAATGGACGGCTTTGGAAACACTCTGGGCTGTCCGACATCGAAGGCCTGGCAACCCGCGAAGAAATCGAGACGTTTTTTAGCTTTACACTCGTGCGCAATCCCTGGGATCGTTTTGTGAGTTATTATCACTGGCTGCGGGATCAGGGATTTGAGCACACCGCCGTTCGTTTATCTAAGGCGCTGACATTCAAGGAGTTTCTGTCCCATCCGCACACGCAGACCTCCCTCGAAGGATCACCCTATGTGCGTTACATGACGGATATGCGTGGGGTGGAGCAGGGAAAGCTCTATATCCGGCTGGAACACTTTGCGACTGACGCGCAGCCGCTGTTTGAGCATTTGGGATTTGAGTTGGACCTGCCGCAGGTCAATCAATCAGATCGGGACAACGACTATCGCAGCTACTATGACGAAGAAGATGCCGCCCTATTGGGCGACATCTGCCGGGTCGATATTGACCGGTTTGGCTATCGTTTCGACTAG
- a CDS encoding 3-hydroxyacyl-CoA dehydrogenase NAD-binding domain-containing protein: MTDFTMNIDAEGIATLVWDTQGKSMNVLNLEALELLDKFTDEALVDENVKGIIITSGKEGSFAGGMDLNIIAKMKEMAGDNPAKGLFDGIMEMHRILRKIERAGMDPKTNKGGKPVACVMPGTGLGIGMEIPLATHRIFAADNPKAKIGLPEIMVGIFPGAGGTTRLVRKMGAMAAAPFLLEGKLSDPKKAKAAGLIDEVSDDPMAAAREWILSEPKFVKPWDEKGYKMPGGTPYHPAGFMTYVGASAMVHGKTWGAFPAAKALLSAVYEGALVPFDTALKVEARWFTNVLMNPSSGAMIRSLFINKEALEKGANRPAVDDQKVKKVGVLGAGMMGAGIALVSAKAGIDVVLIDQNQDAANRGKAYTEAFADKGIARKKATPEHKEAMLSRINATTDLDALKDVDLIIEAVFEDPKVKAEMTQKVEAVIPKDAIFASNTSTLPITELAKASSRADQFIGIHFFSPVEKMLLVEIIKGKETGDKAVAKALDYVRQIKKTPIVVNDARFFYANRCIIPYINEGLRMIGEGVAAALIDNSAQLLGFPVGPIQLVDETSVDLGAKIARATKAAMGEDYPDSAVDDVIFFMEAEGRLGRKVKAGFYDYDEKGKRQGYWSGIGAQYDRLEDQPDVSEVQNRLMFAQVLEAVRALEEGVLEDIREGDVGAILGWGFAPWSGGPFAWLDIVGAAWAAEQCDALEEKFGARFACPKLLRDMAENTETFYERFAPAKAA; this comes from the coding sequence ATGACTGATTTTACAATGAATATTGATGCCGAAGGCATCGCGACGCTGGTCTGGGACACTCAAGGCAAGAGCATGAACGTGCTGAACCTTGAAGCATTGGAACTGCTCGACAAATTCACCGACGAGGCGCTGGTGGATGAAAATGTCAAAGGCATTATCATCACCTCTGGCAAGGAGGGCAGTTTCGCGGGCGGAATGGACCTCAATATCATCGCAAAGATGAAGGAGATGGCCGGCGACAACCCTGCCAAGGGTCTGTTTGATGGGATCATGGAGATGCATCGTATTCTGCGCAAAATTGAACGCGCTGGCATGGACCCGAAGACCAATAAAGGCGGCAAACCAGTGGCCTGTGTGATGCCAGGCACTGGTCTCGGCATCGGCATGGAAATCCCATTGGCAACACACCGGATTTTTGCAGCGGATAACCCAAAGGCCAAGATTGGCTTGCCGGAAATCATGGTCGGTATCTTTCCGGGTGCGGGTGGAACCACGCGTCTGGTGCGCAAGATGGGTGCCATGGCGGCCGCTCCCTTCTTGCTGGAGGGCAAGCTGAGTGATCCCAAGAAAGCCAAAGCGGCTGGTCTCATTGATGAGGTCAGCGATGACCCGATGGCGGCGGCACGCGAATGGATTTTGTCGGAACCTAAGTTCGTCAAACCTTGGGATGAAAAGGGCTACAAAATGCCCGGTGGCACACCCTACCACCCGGCTGGTTTCATGACCTATGTCGGTGCCTCGGCTATGGTGCATGGCAAGACCTGGGGTGCTTTCCCAGCGGCCAAAGCTTTGCTGAGTGCTGTTTATGAGGGCGCATTGGTGCCATTTGACACGGCCCTGAAAGTCGAAGCGCGCTGGTTCACCAATGTCTTGATGAACCCAAGCTCTGGCGCCATGATCCGCAGCCTCTTCATCAATAAAGAAGCTTTGGAAAAGGGCGCAAACCGCCCAGCCGTTGACGATCAGAAGGTCAAAAAAGTTGGTGTTCTGGGCGCGGGCATGATGGGTGCGGGTATTGCTTTGGTTTCTGCCAAAGCAGGAATCGATGTGGTTCTGATCGACCAGAACCAAGATGCGGCGAATCGTGGTAAGGCTTACACCGAAGCCTTTGCCGACAAAGGCATTGCGCGAAAAAAGGCGACACCTGAGCATAAGGAAGCAATGCTCTCGCGTATCAATGCAACCACAGACCTAGACGCGCTCAAAGATGTCGATCTGATCATCGAAGCGGTGTTTGAAGATCCGAAGGTGAAGGCGGAAATGACCCAAAAGGTCGAGGCCGTGATCCCGAAGGATGCGATCTTTGCCTCCAACACCTCGACCTTGCCTATCACCGAACTTGCCAAAGCCTCAAGCCGCGCGGATCAGTTCATTGGCATCCACTTCTTCTCACCGGTTGAGAAAATGCTGCTGGTTGAGATCATCAAAGGCAAGGAAACTGGCGACAAAGCCGTTGCGAAAGCGCTTGATTACGTTCGTCAGATCAAGAAGACGCCGATTGTAGTCAATGACGCGCGCTTCTTCTACGCCAACCGCTGCATCATCCCTTACATCAACGAAGGCCTGCGCATGATTGGCGAAGGCGTGGCCGCTGCCCTGATCGATAACTCCGCTCAGCTGCTGGGCTTCCCGGTGGGTCCGATCCAATTGGTCGATGAAACCTCTGTTGATCTGGGGGCAAAAATCGCCCGTGCCACAAAGGCCGCCATGGGTGAGGACTACCCGGATAGTGCGGTTGATGACGTGATCTTCTTTATGGAAGCTGAAGGGCGTCTTGGGCGCAAAGTCAAAGCAGGCTTCTATGACTATGACGAGAAAGGCAAACGTCAGGGATATTGGTCTGGCATCGGCGCGCAGTACGACCGTCTTGAGGATCAACCTGACGTCAGCGAAGTACAAAACCGTCTGATGTTCGCGCAGGTACTGGAAGCGGTCCGCGCACTGGAAGAAGGTGTGTTGGAAGACATTCGCGAAGGCGACGTTGGCGCGATCCTAGGCTGGGGCTTTGCCCCGTGGTCCGGTGGCCCGTTTGCTTGGCTGGATATCGTTGGTGCGGCATGGGCTGCCGAGCAATGTGATGCGCTTGAAGAGAAATTTGGCGCACGCTTTGCCTGCCCGAAACTTCTTCGCGACATGGCCGAGAACACCGAAACTTTCTATGAACGTTTCGCCCCAGCTAAAGCGGCCTGA